TCGAACTGCTTGCCGCCGAAGGCGATGCCGTCCGCCTCAGCGACCTGAGCGAGCGGCTGGGCCTCAACCGCACCACTCTCTTTCACCTGCTGGCCACCCTGCAGGCGCACGGCTGGGTGGCCCGGGATCCGGCCCGGCGATACGCGCTGGGAGCCCGCTTC
This is a stretch of genomic DNA from Bacillota bacterium. It encodes these proteins:
- a CDS encoding helix-turn-helix domain-containing protein, with amino-acid sequence MPVRPREGTARATSADASSNENRYTINSVARAVQIIELLAAEGDAVRLSDLSERLGLNRTTLFHLLATLQAHGWVARDPARRYALGARF